CTTCTCTTTTCCTGGAGATTACTTGGCATGCAGTGCATAGTTGAAAATTATGGGTCACCAAGAACACCGAATCAGCAATAAAATATcagcaaaaagaaataaaaataattctaTGTCTTCTTTTCTGAAGCAAAACTAGACTTGTTAGGACATGACATTTTCATCACCTAGGCAGCAAAAAGGAATTCCCTCCAAAACATTAGAGCtttcaaaaaaggaaaaaatgaaGCATATCCGGATGTCATAGACCAAGTTGGAATGGTCCATAAAAAAGCTCAAATTTGGAAAAACCAGATTTAGACACTGTTTCAATGTGAGTGTACCCAACACAAACCAGTTAACCCGAAATCCAAAAGGATTCAAAATTCtgaaatagtaaaaaaaattggAATGGAAGTGAATGTTAGCAATAGCATTTATGATTCTTCACATGCCCACATTCAATACACCAACCTAAACCCTCTCATTAACAACCCAACCCCTATTAACCTACATACACCTCTTGTACATGAACATCTGTATGAATTAGACAACCTAacttatatattgcaaaaatctcTGGTAAACTCAAATACTTTAGAATATCCTCTTCTCTAGAGAGACAGAGAAAATGAGGGGTTGGAAAGATTTAGAGGTTGTGGAAACCATTTACGAAGAAGAAGATcatgaagaaatagaagaatgttattcttcttctccttcttctactTCAACATCTTCTTCTCTTTTACTCACTCCTTCTACTCATCTACCATCAAGCCTCGGTAACACAGTTCAAGCTTGGTAAGATTATTctacttttggttattttagatttttgtttcttgttgtttaaattaatactacaaaattactgattcttctttttcttttcttgttccaATTTGTTTAATTAGGTCATTAGCTACAGGATTCCAATCTGATGTGTTGATCAAAGTTCAAGATCAATCCTTTCGTCTTCACAAGgtagaatttatttttatttttatttttacaagCATAAATGCATTTTTCCTGACGTTTTTTTAACCTTAAAATTTTACGCTAATTCAACTGAAACGTTTTGCATGTTCATAAACTCATCATAAATCACCACTTACCACCCAAATAACTCCTTTTGGTGGAATTTGAAGGCATTTTCAGAGAATTTGTTTTGATATTTGTGAGTAGTAATGGTACTGGTATATAATTTATGAATCATGATTATATGATATTACTAAGTTCATTTTAATGATTTTAGCCGTTAAATTATTAATTCCCACGGATATCGAACCAAATCTTTGTCATCCGACGGCTACTATTAAACATTTCTtaacataatttattttattttattttattttgttggaaATGACTGAATGAGTAGTACATTTCAGTAGTTAATAACCAGACAGGGTGTATTAAATATTTCTGCATTTTGTTTCCATAGGATCCTCTGGTATCGAAAAGTGGATATCTAAAACGAGAATTGAAGGACTCTTCCGTTATTAATCTTACTCCACCGTTGAACATAACGGCAGAAACATTCTCTACAGTGGCGGATTTCTGTTACAGTTCGTATGTCGTTATAACTCCGTCTAATGTAGCTGCCCTTAGAATTGCAGCTGAGTTGTTAGATATGAACGAGGATAACAACAACAATCACAGCGAAGAGAACTTGAAATATATAACGGAATCgtatttttctaaagctgtcaCCGTTAACAAGGATTACGCCGTTATCATTCTCCGTTCTTGTTTGGGCTTACTCCCTGAAGCTGAGGAAACGGCGTTACTAGCTAGCAGATGTATTGAATCATTGGATTTGATGGATGGGAATGAAGGCATTTGCAGTTGGATGGACGAAGTCGGGTCCTTGAATGTTGAAGACTTTGAACTAATCGCCGATTCTATGCATTATTTGCTTACGCGAAGTCATGATCTTCTCTACGGAATCGTTAACTCTTATCTGAAGGTAAAAATTCGTTTGACTTTTTTTgaccatttcatttttcctactACCCTCTGCTGCTTACACTTCTCCTCTTGTACAGGAAAACCGTGACAGactgaaggaagaagagaagaacaaaaTATGCAGTTCAATAGATTGTAACAAGTTATCATCAAATATAATTGTGAATGCAGTACAGAATCCCAGAATGCCACTGAGGTTCATAATTCGAGCAATGCTAGTTGAACAGTTTAATACCCGCGACTCGATTGTCACTACTCTGTCAATGAAGAATAACAACAAGAAACAACCAAAGAAAGTTAATGAAAACAAAGAGATAATCGAAGAAGAGTCTGCAGTTCTTAGTCTTGGCATGATTCTCCAGAGAGACGCAGCACTTCGACAATCCGCTCAGCTCAAAGCATCTGTTGAATCAACGAGTTCTAAGATTGAACGTTTAGAAAGAGAAATACTGAGCATGAAGAAAGTATTGCATGATCATgatatggagaagaagaagagcgaAATCGGTAATGACATTGCTTCGGGTAGGTCTGTAAGTCTCCGGTTTAATACGCCATCATCAGAAAATAAGATTGAAAGAGGAGAAAGAGGGTCAACTTCATTGGTCAATTTTCGTTTTAGTAATATCGGAATGTCATCAGGAGGTGAAAgaaatggtggtggtggcggttctTCGTCAACTTCATCCTCCGTCTCCACTCCTTCTCTAGAAAGATTATCTTCTCTTAACGACAATCCAAAAAAAAGGACAACATTCGGTTGGAAGTTGATGAACGGATTAAAATCTGCATTCAGGATGTCGTCGTCATCTTCGACAACATCGACAAAAGGAGTAACACATGATATTAATGAGATTGGTACTACTGTTGAGGTTTCTAACGACATTGTTTTGAATGGAAGAGACCATGATCATGAACAAGAACATGAAGACCACATGGAAGAAGAAGGATCACATCGACACCGCCGTGGTCGTTCCCTCGTGTAAACCCTATAACAATCTGTTTATGGCCAGatgttttttttc
This DNA window, taken from Papaver somniferum cultivar HN1 chromosome 3, ASM357369v1, whole genome shotgun sequence, encodes the following:
- the LOC113356680 gene encoding BTB/POZ domain-containing protein At3g49900-like is translated as MRGWKDLEVVETIYEEEDHEEIEECYSSSPSSTSTSSSLLLTPSTHLPSSLGNTVQAWSLATGFQSDVLIKVQDQSFRLHKDPLVSKSGYLKRELKDSSVINLTPPLNITAETFSTVADFCYSSYVVITPSNVAALRIAAELLDMNEDNNNNHSEENLKYITESYFSKAVTVNKDYAVIILRSCLGLLPEAEETALLASRCIESLDLMDGNEGICSWMDEVGSLNVEDFELIADSMHYLLTRSHDLLYGIVNSYLKENRDRLKEEEKNKICSSIDCNKLSSNIIVNAVQNPRMPLRFIIRAMLVEQFNTRDSIVTTLSMKNNNKKQPKKVNENKEIIEEESAVLSLGMILQRDAALRQSAQLKASVESTSSKIERLEREILSMKKVLHDHDMEKKKSEIGNDIASGRSVSLRFNTPSSENKIERGERGSTSLVNFRFSNIGMSSGGERNGGGGGSSSTSSSVSTPSLERLSSLNDNPKKRTTFGWKLMNGLKSAFRMSSSSSTTSTKGVTHDINEIGTTVEVSNDIVLNGRDHDHEQEHEDHMEEEGSHRHRRGRSLV